The genomic DNA TAAGTTGTTATATTGTTTCGAGTAAACGCGAGGATAAATTGTCCTTGCTTTCCCCGACCTTTTCCTTGTTCCATAACCCATAAGATAACACATCCTGATTGGCGGATTTTGTGTTGTTTCTAAACCAAATTTATGTTGCGAATTATTTTTCTCGTTTTGATGATTGGCAGTTCGGTATCGCTATGGGGACAGCAACGTCCTAAGACCATAACTGCACCGTTAAATCGCCCTGAAAAGACTTCATATACCGAAACTTCTCGGTACGAAGACGTGATGGCTTTTTTGAATGCACTTCCCAAAAATGCCCTCCTGCATCAAACCACGATGGGATATTCGATGGAGGGCAGGGCCTTGCCGTTATTGGTTTGGGGGAAGGTGAAAAGTCCTGTTGCCTCAGATGTGTTGGCAAGTGGAAAACTTCGGTTTTTTGTTATGGCCAATATTCATGCAGGAGAAGTGGAGGGCAAAGAAGCCATGTTACAATTGTTACGCGAGTTATCTACGGGCAAATACCGTAAATGGGCCGATTCGTTGGTCTTGTTGATTGCGCCGATCTACAATGCAGATGGGAATGAACGTATTCGGTTAACCAATCGCCCGCTGCAGCTTGGCCCTATTGGTGGTATGGGACAACGGCCGAATGCACAAGACCTGGATTTGAACCGCGATCATATGAAAATAAATTCGCCGGAAGCCCGTTCGCTGATTGGTTTTTTGGATTCCTATAACCCACATGTCTGGATGGACTTACATACAACCGATGGTTCGGTTCACGCATATCATTTAACCTATGCACCGCCACTAAATCCGACGGTTGATCCTGCGATAGATCGGATGTTGCGGGATCAATGGCTGCCGTCTGTTACACAAACGGTAGAAAAAACCCACGGCTGGGCATTTTATCATTACGGTAATTTGCCGGAATCTGGCCCCAGTTATACCAACGCGGCACGTCAACCGGAACGAGCATGGTATAGTTTTGACCATCGTCCACGGTTTTCTAATAATTATGCGGCACTGCGCAATATGTTTGGCATCCTTAGTGAGGCTTATTCTTATGCAACATTTGAGGAACGGATTAAAGCCACCCATATTTTTGTTACTGCTTGTGCAGATTATGCCTATAAAAATCGTTCTACCATTGTTCGGATTAAACAAAACGCTGACGGGGCAGATATGGTCGGGAAATCGTTGCCACTACGGGCTGCACTTGCCCGATCAGAAAAAAAAGAAACCATCCTCGTTGGTGAAATATCTGAAGAACGTCACCCTTTTACTGGCGAGACCATGTGGCGGCGTAAAGAGGTAAGGATGCCGGAAGAAATGCCCGTTTATTTGCATTTTGAATCGAAGGAAGCCGAGGTAGTTCCGCTGCGGTATCTTATTCCAAAAGACCAAAAAGGAATCCTTCAAAAATTGGAAGGACATGGATTTGTCATGCGTCCATTAGAAAAAACGGAACGCTGGAGGGTTCAAGAATTCCAAATAGACAGTACAAGAACCACGCGCTTTGCCTTTCAAGGACATAAAGAACGGACTGTCTTTGGTCGGTATCAAGAAAAAGAAGTGGATGTCCCTGCCGGAACGTATTCCTTAGACCTCTCTGAAAACCGTTCAAAAGCCCGCCTTGCCTTTTACTTATTGGAACCCCGCTCTGATGACGGATTGCTAAATTGGAACTTTTTTGATGCTTGGCTCGAAAAACAACCCAAGATATACCCCGTCTGGCGAGAAATGCGCCGTTAGGTTTTCTTTTAATTTGCTTTATTATAAAAATAAATAGTATCATATGAGATATATTTTAGGCTTAATTCTTCTTGTTGCTGCTTGCCGAACAGAAGCCCAGCCTGCACCCGAAATGAAGGATTATGCAGGTTTGATGAGCGAAATCAAGCAGCGCGATGCTTCGTTGGTAGTGCTAAACTTCTGGGCGACATGGTGCGTACCCTGCGTGGAAGAATTTCCACATTTCATTCGCCTTAAAACGGAAAGCGACCCCAAAGAAATTTCCGTTATGTTTGTAAGTGTGGATTTTGAAGATGAAATGTCGGCTGTGGTCACCTTTCTAAAAAAACAACATGTGCAAGACCGCACCTTTATGGCTGATGGAGATGCAAATACCTTTATTCAATCCTTTCACAAGTCGTGGAGCGGAGCGGTTCCGGCAACATTTGTATATAACCGTAAAGGAGAACAATTAGATTTTTGGGAAGGCAAAGTTACCTACGAGCAACTGGCCGAAAAAATAAATCGTTTGAAAACCCCTAAAACACAATCCCCATGAAAAAAATCTTGTTTTTTGCCATTTTTGGTGTATTGGCCTTGGTGAACTATTTTGTTATAAGTAAGGAAGAGGTGAAAGCGCCCCCTACACAAACGGCCAACCTTGCTCCTCAAGTGCCCTCAGAAATTAAATCTGAACTCGCGATCGGAGCGGTGATGCCACTCGCTGACCATTTGATGGAAAATGTAGATGGCAAGACCCTTTCTACAAAAGGGGTCAAGGGCGCCAAAGGCACGGTTGTTCTCTTTTGGTGTAATACTTGTCCTTGGGTGGCGCGCTACGAGTCGAGGGCTATTTCACTGACAAATCTATACAAAAGCAAAGGGTTTGGCTTTATCGCAGTAAATCCCAATGATCCTGTAGCTTATCCGGAAGAAGCGATAGGTTTTATGAAGGCCAAGGCCCAAGAAAAGCAATACCCATTTCCCTATGTGGCGGATGTAGGCTCCACCTTGGCCCGTGCCTATGGCGCTGCGCGTACGCCTCATGTGTTTTTATTTGATGCCACCGATAAATTGGTTTACGTAGGGGGAATAGACGATAATCCTCAAAAGGAAGCTGAAGCCAAGCCATATTTGAAAAATGCTTTGGAGGCAGTACTTGCAGGGAAAATGGCCCCAGACACAAAAACACGGGCTTTTGGCTGTACCATCAAATGGCAAGAGAAGTTGTGAGGAGTTGTGGCGTGAATAAGTAAATTGGGATATCTACCGGCCAGCCTAACCAAGTTCTAACCTGTTTACTTTTGTAGGCAGGTTTTTTTAGTTGGATGGGGCCTGGAGTAAGCAAGTGTTTTTAGATTTTGGCATATTCCTTGTGAAAATAAGAGGCGAATTCGCTTGATAATCGTATCTGGCTTGTTTCTGAATTATCTTGTGTAACCGCTTAACCTTTCATAAATAAGGATTATTTCAAGGGAGCAAGCCTTTTTGATAAAGGAGCGGGATTACCATCTGAACAACAACCGCCATAACCATGTCTTTAAAAAAGAAAATCACCATTTTTGATGTT from Bacteroidetes Order II. bacterium includes the following:
- a CDS encoding M14 family metallopeptidase gives rise to the protein MLRIIFLVLMIGSSVSLWGQQRPKTITAPLNRPEKTSYTETSRYEDVMAFLNALPKNALLHQTTMGYSMEGRALPLLVWGKVKSPVASDVLASGKLRFFVMANIHAGEVEGKEAMLQLLRELSTGKYRKWADSLVLLIAPIYNADGNERIRLTNRPLQLGPIGGMGQRPNAQDLDLNRDHMKINSPEARSLIGFLDSYNPHVWMDLHTTDGSVHAYHLTYAPPLNPTVDPAIDRMLRDQWLPSVTQTVEKTHGWAFYHYGNLPESGPSYTNAARQPERAWYSFDHRPRFSNNYAALRNMFGILSEAYSYATFEERIKATHIFVTACADYAYKNRSTIVRIKQNADGADMVGKSLPLRAALARSEKKETILVGEISEERHPFTGETMWRRKEVRMPEEMPVYLHFESKEAEVVPLRYLIPKDQKGILQKLEGHGFVMRPLEKTERWRVQEFQIDSTRTTRFAFQGHKERTVFGRYQEKEVDVPAGTYSLDLSENRSKARLAFYLLEPRSDDGLLNWNFFDAWLEKQPKIYPVWREMRR
- a CDS encoding TlpA family protein disulfide reductase, whose product is MRYILGLILLVAACRTEAQPAPEMKDYAGLMSEIKQRDASLVVLNFWATWCVPCVEEFPHFIRLKTESDPKEISVMFVSVDFEDEMSAVVTFLKKQHVQDRTFMADGDANTFIQSFHKSWSGAVPATFVYNRKGEQLDFWEGKVTYEQLAEKINRLKTPKTQSP
- a CDS encoding thioredoxin family protein is translated as MKKILFFAIFGVLALVNYFVISKEEVKAPPTQTANLAPQVPSEIKSELAIGAVMPLADHLMENVDGKTLSTKGVKGAKGTVVLFWCNTCPWVARYESRAISLTNLYKSKGFGFIAVNPNDPVAYPEEAIGFMKAKAQEKQYPFPYVADVGSTLARAYGAARTPHVFLFDATDKLVYVGGIDDNPQKEAEAKPYLKNALEAVLAGKMAPDTKTRAFGCTIKWQEKL